A genome region from Streptomyces sp. NBC_01296 includes the following:
- the hemE gene encoding uroporphyrinogen decarboxylase, with protein sequence MKACRREPVPHTPVWFMRQAGRSLPEYRKVREGTQMLESCMRPDLVTEITLQPVRRHNVDAAIFFSDIVVPLKAIGVDLDIKPGVGPVVAQPIRRREDLAQLRDLTPEDVSYVTEAIGMLTGELGATPLIGFAGAPFTLASYLVEGGPSKNHEHTKALMYGDPELWADLLDRLAEITSAFLKVQIEAGASAVQLFDSWVGALAPADYRRSVMPASAKVLQSVASYGVPRIHFGVGTGELLGLMGEAGADVVGVDYRVALDEAARRVGPGKALQGNLDPAVLFSTEEAVRTKTDEVLAAAAGLEGHVFNLGHGVLPTTPPDALTRLVDYVHTRTAR encoded by the coding sequence TGGTTCATGCGGCAGGCCGGGCGCTCGCTCCCCGAGTACCGCAAGGTGCGCGAGGGGACCCAGATGCTGGAGTCGTGCATGCGGCCCGACCTGGTCACGGAGATCACGCTCCAGCCGGTCCGCCGCCACAACGTGGACGCGGCGATCTTCTTCTCCGACATCGTCGTCCCGCTCAAGGCCATCGGCGTCGACCTCGACATCAAGCCGGGCGTCGGCCCGGTCGTCGCCCAGCCGATCCGCCGCCGCGAGGACCTCGCACAGCTGCGCGACCTCACCCCGGAGGACGTCTCGTACGTCACCGAGGCGATCGGCATGCTCACGGGTGAACTGGGCGCCACGCCGTTGATCGGTTTCGCGGGTGCGCCATTCACCCTCGCGAGCTACCTGGTCGAGGGCGGCCCGTCGAAGAACCACGAGCACACCAAGGCCCTGATGTACGGCGACCCGGAGCTCTGGGCCGACCTGCTGGACCGCCTCGCGGAGATCACCTCCGCCTTCCTGAAGGTCCAGATCGAGGCCGGCGCCTCCGCGGTGCAGCTCTTCGACTCCTGGGTCGGCGCGCTGGCCCCGGCGGACTACCGCCGCTCGGTGATGCCGGCGTCGGCGAAGGTCTTGCAGTCCGTCGCCTCGTACGGAGTTCCGCGCATCCACTTCGGCGTGGGCACGGGCGAGCTGCTCGGCCTGATGGGCGAGGCCGGCGCGGACGTCGTGGGCGTCGACTACCGCGTCGCGCTCGACGAGGCCGCCCGCCGCGTCGGCCCCGGCAAGGCGCTCCAGGGCAACCTGGACCCGGCGGTGCTCTTCTCCACCGAGGAGGCCGTACGGACGAAGACCGACGAGGTCCTCGCGGCGGCGGCGGGCCTGGAGGGCCACGTCTTCAACCTGGGCCACGGTGTCCTCCCGACGACCCCCCCGGACGCCCTGACCCGCCTGGTGGACTACGTCCACACCCGGACGGCCCGCTGA